In Peromyscus maniculatus bairdii isolate BWxNUB_F1_BW_parent chromosome 9, HU_Pman_BW_mat_3.1, whole genome shotgun sequence, one genomic interval encodes:
- the Adam7 gene encoding disintegrin and metalloproteinase domain-containing protein 7 isoform X1, producing MLPIGIFWMTLLISQIEEKVIVGVEGQQLVRPKKLPLIRKRDLEHTHDSDVPEAYEEELLYELKLGKKTLILHLLKSREFLASNYSETYYNVKGDMFTRHPPILDHCFYQGSIIHEFDSAASISTCNGLRGFFRVNDQRYLIEPVKYSDEGEHLVFKYNVKAPYATNYSCSGLNFTKKFAPIDAKYIKEHKGEGFHKENFIELFVVVDEYVSRRNSRPQNKLRKRIWGMVNFVNMIYKTLNIHVTLAGLEIWSTGDKIEISSNLETTLMSFSTWQETVLKKRKDFDHVILLSGKWLYTPMQGIAYPGGMCQALRSCSIVKDLLPDVNIIGNRMAHQLGHSLGMQHDEFPCTCPVGKCVMGGSGSIPGIKFSKCSQAQYQQYLKDQKPACILNNPLPTNLIDYPFCGNKKVDEGEECDCGPVQECTNPCCDAHRCVLKPGFTCVKGECCESCQIKKEGTICRVAKNECDFSELCTGHSPECPKDKFRANGFPCKNGEGYCFMGQCPTLDDQCSKLFNDGAQESHSLCYKMNKKGNRFGYCTKKGNTFVACEEKDLKCGKIFCTGGQRSSLLGEDKTYNLKNQKQNVTMKCKTMFLYHNSRDIGLVNSGTKCGEGMVCSNGECVPMEKAYNSTSCPSQCDDNAVDDHEHECQCEDGPIIADWGETLNLTSVSIMVVVLVMVIIGVGLVVLLVRYQKCIKIKQIQNSPREMQGVENKGYFPDEHHTRSEPILTDIHPLHSTAESLESLPSSFSSPHYITLKSISKDSRGIADPKQGDNMNLKLDIQNGCARLG from the exons ATGTTGCCCATAGGCATATTTTGGATGACTCTACTGATTTCTCAGATTGAAG aaaagGTGATTGTTGGAGTAGAGGGTCAACAACTAGTCCGTCCTAAAAAGCTCCCCCTGATACGGAAACGGGATCTTGAACACACCCATGACTCTGATGTGCCG GAGGCATATGAAGAAGAACTGTTGTATGAACTAAAATTGGGCAAAAAAACTTTAATCCTTCACCTTCTGAAATCAAG ggAATTCCTCGCCTCAAATTACAGTGAGACATACTACAATGTAAAGGGAGATATGTTCACCAGGCACCCACCGATCTTG GATCACTGTTTTTACCAAGGGTCCATCATACATGAATTTGATTCTGCTGCTAGTATCAGCACTTGTAATGGTCTGAG GGGCTTCTTCAGAGTGAATGACCAACGGTATCTCATCGAACCAGTAAAATACTCGGATGAGGGAGAGCATTTGGTGTTCAAATACAATGTTAAGGCGCCCTATGCTACCAATTACTCCTGTTCAGGGCTCAATTTTACCAAGAAGTTTGCTCCGATAGATGCTAAGTATATAAAAGAGCACAAAGGGGAA GGCTTCCACAAAGAAAACTTTATTGAACTGTTCGTTGTTGTTGATGAATATGTG TCCCGCAGGAATAGTAGACCCCAAAACAAGCTAAGGAAACGAATTTGGGGAATGGTCAATTTTGTCAACATG ATTTATAAAACCTTGAACATCCATGTGACattggctggccttgaaatatGGTCAACTGGAGACAAGATAGAAATATCTTCAAATCTAGAAACTACCTTAATGAGTTTTTCCACTTGGCAAGAAACAGttctcaaaaaaaggaaggacTTTGATCATGTGATTTTACTGAG TGGGAAGTGGCTCTACACACCTATGCAAGGAATTGCTTACCCAGGAGGAATGTGCCAGGCCCTTCGTTCATGCAGCATTGTTAAG GATCTTCTACCAGATGTAAATATAATTGGGAACAGAATGGCACATCAGTTGGGACATAGCCTGGGCATGCAACATGATGAATTTCCATGCACCTGTCCTGTGGGAAAATGTGTGATGGGTGGTAGTGGAAG CATCCCTGGAATAAAATTCAGTAAATGCAGCCAAGCCCAATACCAGCAATATCTGAAGGATCAGAAACCAGCATGCATACTCAACAATCCACTTCCTACTAACTTAATTGATTATCCATTTTGTGGGAACAAGAAGGTAGACGAAGGAGAAGAGTGTGACTGTGGACCAGTTCAG GAATGCACTAATCCATGCTGTGATGCACATAGATGTGTCCTGAAGCCAGGATTCACTTGTGTGAAAGGAGAGTGCTGCGAATCGTGTCAG ATTAAGAAAGAAGGGACCATATGCAGAGTAGCgaaaaatgaatgtgatttttCTGAGCTGTGTACTGGCCACTCCCCTGAGTGTCCTAAGGACAAGTTCCGGGCCAATGGGTTTCCTTGCAAGAATGGAGAAGGTTACTGCTTTATGGGGCAGTGTCCCACTCTGGATGATCAATGTTCAAAGCTGTTCAATGATG GAGCACAAGAGAGTCACAGTCTTTGCTACAagatgaataaaaaaggaaacagatttgGATATTGcacaaaaaagggaaacacattTGTTGCCTGTGAAGAGAA AGATCTCAAATGTGGAAAGATATTCTGTACCGGAGGTCAGCGTTCATCACTCCTGGGAGAGGATAAAACATATAACCTTAAGAATCAGAAGCAGAACGTGACCATGAAATGCAAAACCATGTTTTTATACCACAATTCTAGAGACATTGGTCTGGTTAATTCTGGAACAAAATGTGGAGAGGGAATG GTTTGTAGCAATGGCGAATGTGTTCCAATGGAAAAGGCCTACAATTCAACCAGCTGCCCCTCCCAGTGTGATGACAATGCT gtggATGACCACGAACATGAGTGCCAGTGTGAGGATGGACCAATAATTGCTGactggggagaaaccttaaaCCTTACCA GTGTCTCTATCATGGTCGTTGTGCTTGTCATGGTTATTATTGGTGTTGGACTTGTCGTATTATTAGTTCGTTACCAGAAATGCATCAAGATAAAGCAAATTCAAAA CTCTCCTAGAGAAATGCAGGGAGTAGAGAATAAAGGATACTTTCCTGATGAGCACCACACAAGGAGTGAACCAATTCTGACAGACATCCATCCCTTACAT AGTACTGCAGAGTCATTGGAAAGCCTTCCATCCAGCTTTTCAAGTCCTCACTACATCACACTG AAATCTATCAGCAAGGACTCAAGAGGAATTGCAGATCCCAAGCAAGGTGATAACATG
- the Adam7 gene encoding disintegrin and metalloproteinase domain-containing protein 7 isoform X3, whose amino-acid sequence MLPIGIFWMTLLISQIEEKVIVGVEGQQLVRPKKLPLIRKRDLEHTHDSDVPEAYEEELLYELKLGKKTLILHLLKSREFLASNYSETYYNVKGDMFTRHPPILDHCFYQGSIIHEFDSAASISTCNGLRGFFRVNDQRYLIEPVKYSDEGEHLVFKYNVKAPYATNYSCSGLNFTKKFAPIDAKYIKEHKGEGFHKENFIELFVVVDEYVSRRNSRPQNKLRKRIWGMVNFVNMIYKTLNIHVTLAGLEIWSTGDKIEISSNLETTLMSFSTWQETVLKKRKDFDHVILLSGKWLYTPMQGIAYPGGMCQALRSCSIVKDLLPDVNIIGNRMAHQLGHSLGMQHDEFPCTCPVGKCVMGGSGSIPGIKFSKCSQAQYQQYLKDQKPACILNNPLPTNLIDYPFCGNKKVDEGEECDCGPVQECTNPCCDAHRCVLKPGFTCVKGECCESCQIKKEGTICRVAKNECDFSELCTGHSPECPKDKFRANGFPCKNGEGYCFMGQCPTLDDQCSKLFNDGAQESHSLCYKMNKKGNRFGYCTKKGNTFVACEEKDLKCGKIFCTGGQRSSLLGEDKTYNLKNQKQNVTMKCKTMFLYHNSRDIGLVNSGTKCGEGMVCSNGECVPMEKAYNSTSCPSQCDDNAVDDHEHECQCEDGPIIADWGETLNLTSVSIMVVVLVMVIIGVGLVVLLVRYQKCIKIKQIQNSPREMQGVENKGYFPDEHHTRSEPILTDIHPLHKSISKDSRGIADPKQGDNMNLKLDIQNGCARLG is encoded by the exons ATGTTGCCCATAGGCATATTTTGGATGACTCTACTGATTTCTCAGATTGAAG aaaagGTGATTGTTGGAGTAGAGGGTCAACAACTAGTCCGTCCTAAAAAGCTCCCCCTGATACGGAAACGGGATCTTGAACACACCCATGACTCTGATGTGCCG GAGGCATATGAAGAAGAACTGTTGTATGAACTAAAATTGGGCAAAAAAACTTTAATCCTTCACCTTCTGAAATCAAG ggAATTCCTCGCCTCAAATTACAGTGAGACATACTACAATGTAAAGGGAGATATGTTCACCAGGCACCCACCGATCTTG GATCACTGTTTTTACCAAGGGTCCATCATACATGAATTTGATTCTGCTGCTAGTATCAGCACTTGTAATGGTCTGAG GGGCTTCTTCAGAGTGAATGACCAACGGTATCTCATCGAACCAGTAAAATACTCGGATGAGGGAGAGCATTTGGTGTTCAAATACAATGTTAAGGCGCCCTATGCTACCAATTACTCCTGTTCAGGGCTCAATTTTACCAAGAAGTTTGCTCCGATAGATGCTAAGTATATAAAAGAGCACAAAGGGGAA GGCTTCCACAAAGAAAACTTTATTGAACTGTTCGTTGTTGTTGATGAATATGTG TCCCGCAGGAATAGTAGACCCCAAAACAAGCTAAGGAAACGAATTTGGGGAATGGTCAATTTTGTCAACATG ATTTATAAAACCTTGAACATCCATGTGACattggctggccttgaaatatGGTCAACTGGAGACAAGATAGAAATATCTTCAAATCTAGAAACTACCTTAATGAGTTTTTCCACTTGGCAAGAAACAGttctcaaaaaaaggaaggacTTTGATCATGTGATTTTACTGAG TGGGAAGTGGCTCTACACACCTATGCAAGGAATTGCTTACCCAGGAGGAATGTGCCAGGCCCTTCGTTCATGCAGCATTGTTAAG GATCTTCTACCAGATGTAAATATAATTGGGAACAGAATGGCACATCAGTTGGGACATAGCCTGGGCATGCAACATGATGAATTTCCATGCACCTGTCCTGTGGGAAAATGTGTGATGGGTGGTAGTGGAAG CATCCCTGGAATAAAATTCAGTAAATGCAGCCAAGCCCAATACCAGCAATATCTGAAGGATCAGAAACCAGCATGCATACTCAACAATCCACTTCCTACTAACTTAATTGATTATCCATTTTGTGGGAACAAGAAGGTAGACGAAGGAGAAGAGTGTGACTGTGGACCAGTTCAG GAATGCACTAATCCATGCTGTGATGCACATAGATGTGTCCTGAAGCCAGGATTCACTTGTGTGAAAGGAGAGTGCTGCGAATCGTGTCAG ATTAAGAAAGAAGGGACCATATGCAGAGTAGCgaaaaatgaatgtgatttttCTGAGCTGTGTACTGGCCACTCCCCTGAGTGTCCTAAGGACAAGTTCCGGGCCAATGGGTTTCCTTGCAAGAATGGAGAAGGTTACTGCTTTATGGGGCAGTGTCCCACTCTGGATGATCAATGTTCAAAGCTGTTCAATGATG GAGCACAAGAGAGTCACAGTCTTTGCTACAagatgaataaaaaaggaaacagatttgGATATTGcacaaaaaagggaaacacattTGTTGCCTGTGAAGAGAA AGATCTCAAATGTGGAAAGATATTCTGTACCGGAGGTCAGCGTTCATCACTCCTGGGAGAGGATAAAACATATAACCTTAAGAATCAGAAGCAGAACGTGACCATGAAATGCAAAACCATGTTTTTATACCACAATTCTAGAGACATTGGTCTGGTTAATTCTGGAACAAAATGTGGAGAGGGAATG GTTTGTAGCAATGGCGAATGTGTTCCAATGGAAAAGGCCTACAATTCAACCAGCTGCCCCTCCCAGTGTGATGACAATGCT gtggATGACCACGAACATGAGTGCCAGTGTGAGGATGGACCAATAATTGCTGactggggagaaaccttaaaCCTTACCA GTGTCTCTATCATGGTCGTTGTGCTTGTCATGGTTATTATTGGTGTTGGACTTGTCGTATTATTAGTTCGTTACCAGAAATGCATCAAGATAAAGCAAATTCAAAA CTCTCCTAGAGAAATGCAGGGAGTAGAGAATAAAGGATACTTTCCTGATGAGCACCACACAAGGAGTGAACCAATTCTGACAGACATCCATCCCTTACAT AAATCTATCAGCAAGGACTCAAGAGGAATTGCAGATCCCAAGCAAGGTGATAACATG
- the Adam7 gene encoding disintegrin and metalloproteinase domain-containing protein 7 isoform X2 — protein sequence MLPIGIFWMTLLISQIEEKVIVGVEGQQLVRPKKLPLIRKRDLEHTHDSDVPEAYEEELLYELKLGKKTLILHLLKSREFLASNYSETYYNVKGDMFTRHPPILDHCFYQGSIIHEFDSAASISTCNGLRGFFRVNDQRYLIEPVKYSDEGEHLVFKYNVKAPYATNYSCSGLNFTKKFAPIDAKYIKEHKGEGFHKENFIELFVVVDEYVSRRNSRPQNKLRKRIWGMVNFVNMIYKTLNIHVTLAGLEIWSTGDKIEISSNLETTLMSFSTWQETVLKKRKDFDHVILLSGKWLYTPMQGIAYPGGMCQALRSCSIVKDLLPDVNIIGNRMAHQLGHSLGMQHDEFPCTCPVGKCVMGGSGSIPGIKFSKCSQAQYQQYLKDQKPACILNNPLPTNLIDYPFCGNKKVDEGEECDCGPVQECTNPCCDAHRCVLKPGFTCVKGECCESCQIKKEGTICRVAKNECDFSELCTGHSPECPKDKFRANGFPCKNGEGYCFMGQCPTLDDQCSKLFNDGAQESHSLCYKMNKKGNRFGYCTKKGNTFVACEEKDLKCGKIFCTGGQRSSLLGEDKTYNLKNQKQNVTMKCKTMFLYHNSRDIGLVNSGTKCGEGMVCSNGECVPMEKAYNSTSCPSQCDDNAVDDHEHECQCEDGPIIADWGETLNLTSVSIMVVVLVMVIIGVGLVVLLVRYQKCIKIKQIQNSPREMQGVENKGYFPDEHHTRSEPILTDIHPLHSTAESLESLPSSFSSPHYITLNLKLDIQNGCARLG from the exons ATGTTGCCCATAGGCATATTTTGGATGACTCTACTGATTTCTCAGATTGAAG aaaagGTGATTGTTGGAGTAGAGGGTCAACAACTAGTCCGTCCTAAAAAGCTCCCCCTGATACGGAAACGGGATCTTGAACACACCCATGACTCTGATGTGCCG GAGGCATATGAAGAAGAACTGTTGTATGAACTAAAATTGGGCAAAAAAACTTTAATCCTTCACCTTCTGAAATCAAG ggAATTCCTCGCCTCAAATTACAGTGAGACATACTACAATGTAAAGGGAGATATGTTCACCAGGCACCCACCGATCTTG GATCACTGTTTTTACCAAGGGTCCATCATACATGAATTTGATTCTGCTGCTAGTATCAGCACTTGTAATGGTCTGAG GGGCTTCTTCAGAGTGAATGACCAACGGTATCTCATCGAACCAGTAAAATACTCGGATGAGGGAGAGCATTTGGTGTTCAAATACAATGTTAAGGCGCCCTATGCTACCAATTACTCCTGTTCAGGGCTCAATTTTACCAAGAAGTTTGCTCCGATAGATGCTAAGTATATAAAAGAGCACAAAGGGGAA GGCTTCCACAAAGAAAACTTTATTGAACTGTTCGTTGTTGTTGATGAATATGTG TCCCGCAGGAATAGTAGACCCCAAAACAAGCTAAGGAAACGAATTTGGGGAATGGTCAATTTTGTCAACATG ATTTATAAAACCTTGAACATCCATGTGACattggctggccttgaaatatGGTCAACTGGAGACAAGATAGAAATATCTTCAAATCTAGAAACTACCTTAATGAGTTTTTCCACTTGGCAAGAAACAGttctcaaaaaaaggaaggacTTTGATCATGTGATTTTACTGAG TGGGAAGTGGCTCTACACACCTATGCAAGGAATTGCTTACCCAGGAGGAATGTGCCAGGCCCTTCGTTCATGCAGCATTGTTAAG GATCTTCTACCAGATGTAAATATAATTGGGAACAGAATGGCACATCAGTTGGGACATAGCCTGGGCATGCAACATGATGAATTTCCATGCACCTGTCCTGTGGGAAAATGTGTGATGGGTGGTAGTGGAAG CATCCCTGGAATAAAATTCAGTAAATGCAGCCAAGCCCAATACCAGCAATATCTGAAGGATCAGAAACCAGCATGCATACTCAACAATCCACTTCCTACTAACTTAATTGATTATCCATTTTGTGGGAACAAGAAGGTAGACGAAGGAGAAGAGTGTGACTGTGGACCAGTTCAG GAATGCACTAATCCATGCTGTGATGCACATAGATGTGTCCTGAAGCCAGGATTCACTTGTGTGAAAGGAGAGTGCTGCGAATCGTGTCAG ATTAAGAAAGAAGGGACCATATGCAGAGTAGCgaaaaatgaatgtgatttttCTGAGCTGTGTACTGGCCACTCCCCTGAGTGTCCTAAGGACAAGTTCCGGGCCAATGGGTTTCCTTGCAAGAATGGAGAAGGTTACTGCTTTATGGGGCAGTGTCCCACTCTGGATGATCAATGTTCAAAGCTGTTCAATGATG GAGCACAAGAGAGTCACAGTCTTTGCTACAagatgaataaaaaaggaaacagatttgGATATTGcacaaaaaagggaaacacattTGTTGCCTGTGAAGAGAA AGATCTCAAATGTGGAAAGATATTCTGTACCGGAGGTCAGCGTTCATCACTCCTGGGAGAGGATAAAACATATAACCTTAAGAATCAGAAGCAGAACGTGACCATGAAATGCAAAACCATGTTTTTATACCACAATTCTAGAGACATTGGTCTGGTTAATTCTGGAACAAAATGTGGAGAGGGAATG GTTTGTAGCAATGGCGAATGTGTTCCAATGGAAAAGGCCTACAATTCAACCAGCTGCCCCTCCCAGTGTGATGACAATGCT gtggATGACCACGAACATGAGTGCCAGTGTGAGGATGGACCAATAATTGCTGactggggagaaaccttaaaCCTTACCA GTGTCTCTATCATGGTCGTTGTGCTTGTCATGGTTATTATTGGTGTTGGACTTGTCGTATTATTAGTTCGTTACCAGAAATGCATCAAGATAAAGCAAATTCAAAA CTCTCCTAGAGAAATGCAGGGAGTAGAGAATAAAGGATACTTTCCTGATGAGCACCACACAAGGAGTGAACCAATTCTGACAGACATCCATCCCTTACAT AGTACTGCAGAGTCATTGGAAAGCCTTCCATCCAGCTTTTCAAGTCCTCACTACATCACACTG